One region of Elstera cyanobacteriorum genomic DNA includes:
- a CDS encoding methyl-accepting chemotaxis protein: MATKTGFFAGVRAKLYLSLLLIVALTVAASATGLIAFGRIEQSLARITDRALPVTVLAQDVAVRSGAIVALAPQLAATRRQMERGETISDLEEQGRLLDEAMARLDPFGFPLGGLRKARADLAAALSDLDATVETRLQTQPRRLALSADLARRGEGLKDTLSPAETLADDQKARRLALRATVAEARALLVQALEAADPRDVGQAKRGYPDAVTAVRTAAAEIADASVAEQVEAFLKIGEGAQGLFAVRQTELDAAQRIPDQLAAVRQAAAAISAAVTALVNAVNDQASAEAGAVAQVLGESFRTLVWVAAVSLVLALIIAWLIVHRTLLRRLDRLVVATERIAGGDLGADIRVAGRDELARMADALAVFRRNAQDVRDLNAQAEDERRHAGDRRRADRLSLADSFRDRVQGILAAVTEDIRQVTDLSAGLSETAGTVSGQMQGLMGRVRAINSNIQAVAGAAAQLSGAIQQVEGRVIQAQGVAETAVRIAGEANAQVTESLTAAQRIGEASRLIEDIAARTNLLALNATIEAARAGEAGRGFAVVAGEVKTLANQTATSTHEIAGQIAEVRRAATGTAEAMRSMDGVVADLNSLTQAMATALQEQGQATGDIARRMADAADETHRVVAVVDDVGKAGEGAASAAAAAQAASGVIQRSAATLGVAVEQYLEDLRAV; this comes from the coding sequence ATGGCTACAAAAACGGGGTTCTTCGCAGGGGTAAGGGCGAAACTCTATCTGTCGCTGCTGCTGATCGTGGCGCTCACGGTGGCGGCGAGCGCTACCGGTCTGATCGCTTTCGGGCGGATCGAACAGAGTCTGGCACGGATTACCGACCGTGCTTTGCCGGTCACGGTGCTGGCCCAAGATGTGGCCGTGCGCAGCGGCGCTATCGTTGCGCTCGCCCCACAGCTTGCCGCCACCCGGCGGCAGATGGAGCGGGGGGAGACGATTTCTGATCTGGAGGAGCAGGGCCGTTTGCTAGACGAAGCGATGGCGCGGCTCGATCCCTTCGGCTTTCCGCTCGGCGGCCTACGGAAGGCCCGGGCCGATCTGGCAGCAGCCTTGAGCGATCTCGACGCCACGGTCGAAACCCGCTTGCAAACCCAGCCGCGCCGGCTGGCCCTTTCGGCAGATTTGGCGCGACGGGGAGAGGGGTTGAAAGACACCCTGTCCCCCGCCGAAACCCTGGCGGATGATCAAAAGGCCCGACGCCTCGCCCTGCGCGCAACGGTGGCCGAAGCGCGGGCGCTGTTGGTTCAGGCGCTGGAAGCCGCCGATCCGCGCGACGTGGGGCAGGCCAAACGGGGCTATCCCGATGCCGTTACCGCCGTGCGGACAGCGGCGGCAGAGATTGCTGATGCTTCGGTCGCCGAACAGGTTGAGGCATTTCTGAAAATCGGCGAGGGGGCGCAGGGCCTGTTCGCCGTGCGGCAGACCGAGCTTGACGCCGCCCAACGGATCCCCGATCAACTGGCCGCCGTTCGGCAAGCGGCGGCGGCGATTTCCGCCGCCGTCACGGCCCTGGTCAACGCCGTCAACGATCAAGCCTCTGCCGAAGCGGGGGCGGTTGCGCAGGTGCTGGGGGAAAGTTTCCGCACCCTGGTGTGGGTCGCGGCGGTTAGCCTAGTGCTGGCCCTTATCATTGCCTGGCTTATCGTGCATCGCACCCTGCTGCGGCGGCTCGACCGGTTGGTGGTTGCGACGGAACGGATCGCGGGCGGCGATCTTGGCGCCGATATCCGCGTGGCCGGGCGCGATGAACTGGCCCGCATGGCCGATGCGCTGGCGGTCTTCCGCCGCAATGCCCAAGACGTGCGCGATCTGAATGCCCAGGCAGAGGATGAGCGCCGCCATGCCGGGGACCGTCGCCGCGCCGACCGGCTGTCGCTGGCCGATAGTTTCCGCGACCGGGTGCAGGGGATTCTGGCGGCGGTGACCGAGGATATTCGGCAGGTAACCGATCTATCGGCAGGGCTAAGCGAGACGGCGGGAACCGTGAGCGGGCAAATGCAGGGGCTGATGGGGCGGGTGCGCGCCATCAATAGCAATATTCAAGCGGTGGCCGGGGCGGCGGCCCAGCTTTCCGGCGCGATCCAGCAGGTGGAAGGCCGGGTCATCCAAGCCCAGGGCGTGGCGGAAACTGCGGTGCGGATTGCAGGCGAAGCCAATGCCCAGGTAACCGAAAGCCTGACCGCAGCGCAGCGTATCGGCGAGGCGAGCCGGTTGATCGAGGATATTGCCGCCCGCACCAATCTTTTGGCGCTGAATGCGACCATCGAGGCGGCGCGGGCGGGCGAAGCAGGCCGGGGCTTTGCCGTCGTGGCGGGCGAGGTGAAAACCCTCGCCAATCAAACCGCGACCTCCACCCACGAAATCGCCGGACAAATTGCCGAAGTGCGCCGGGCGGCGACAGGAACGGCAGAGGCGATGCGGTCGATGGATGGGGTTGTTGCCGATCTCAACAGCCTTACCCAAGCGATGGCCACCGCCTTGCAGGAGCAGGGGCAAGCGACCGGCGATATTGCTCGCCGCATGGCCGATGCGGCGGACGAAACCCATCGGGTGGTCGCGGTTGTCGATGACGTTGGTAAAGCCGGGGAGGGCGCCGCGTCCGCCGCCGCCGCCGCACAAGCCGCCAGCGGCGTTATTCAACGCAGCGCGGCAACCTTAGGGGTGGCGGTCGAGCAATATCTCGAAGACCTGCGCGCGGTTTAG
- a CDS encoding LysR family transcriptional regulator: MIDFRNLETFFWVAKLGSFRGTAEKLHTTQPAISARIAQLEDNLQIRLLNREGRRPTLTVKGVELLDYVERLLALRDEMVMAVTDPSALKGMVRLGLSETIVHTWLPRLVKEVYQRHPQITLEISVDVSVNLRDALLEGQLDLALLLGPISAPNVTNLPLCTYPIAWLAAPDLVNTNAPLSLEDLAQWPIITYARASRPYHQVIELFKRNNIPGVRVFGNSSLSSIVRMTMDSIGISAIPPTVVQEELAAGKLRILPTKTALPDLMFTATYVNTPDNSLAVLVAAIAQQVAETV; encoded by the coding sequence GTGATCGATTTTCGTAATCTCGAAACTTTCTTTTGGGTCGCCAAGCTCGGCAGTTTTCGCGGCACGGCGGAAAAGCTGCACACGACCCAGCCCGCGATTTCCGCGCGCATTGCCCAGCTTGAGGATAATCTGCAAATCCGCCTGCTGAACCGCGAGGGGCGGCGCCCGACCCTGACGGTCAAGGGCGTCGAGCTGCTGGATTACGTCGAACGGCTGCTGGCTTTGCGCGATGAAATGGTTATGGCCGTGACCGACCCGAGCGCCTTGAAAGGCATGGTGCGCCTGGGGTTGTCAGAAACCATCGTTCATACGTGGCTGCCCCGGCTGGTCAAGGAAGTCTATCAGCGGCACCCGCAAATCACGCTCGAAATCTCCGTCGATGTGTCGGTCAATCTGCGCGATGCCTTGCTGGAAGGGCAGCTTGACCTTGCCTTGCTGCTGGGGCCGATCAGCGCGCCGAATGTGACCAATCTGCCGCTCTGTACCTACCCAATCGCCTGGCTGGCCGCGCCCGATCTGGTGAACACCAATGCGCCGCTGTCGCTGGAAGACCTTGCGCAATGGCCGATCATTACCTACGCCCGCGCCTCGCGGCCCTATCATCAGGTGATCGAGCTGTTCAAGCGCAATAATATTCCCGGGGTGCGGGTCTTCGGCAATAGTTCGCTCTCGTCGATCGTCCGCATGACGATGGATTCGATCGGCATCAGCGCGATTCCGCCGACCGTGGTGCAAGAGGAACTGGCGGCGGGGAAATTGCGGATTCTGCCTACGAAAACGGCACTGCCCGATCTGATGTTTACCGCGACTTACGTTAATACGCCCGATAACTCCTTGGCGGTCTTGGTAGCGGCCATCGCGCAGCAGGTGGCGGAGACTGTCTAA
- a CDS encoding putative hydro-lyase, with protein MTDVQTMSDAASVRKLIRSGVISGHTSGFAPGYSQGNVVILPQKFADDFREFCKLNPKSCPVLAESKPGDPRLPSLGAGIDIRHDLPRYRLFHHGALTGEATDIADVWRDDLVTFVIGCSFTFEAPLIAAGIPLRHVAQKRNVAMYRTNIPTTPAGPFAGPMVVSMRPLKPADALRAIEITNRFPDMHGGPVHFGFPEQIGITDIATPDYGDAVAIEDGEVPVFWACGVTPQTVIQAARPEFCITHSPGCMLITDLRHA; from the coding sequence ATGACTGATGTCCAGACAATGTCCGACGCCGCCTCGGTGCGAAAACTGATCCGGTCGGGAGTGATCTCCGGCCATACATCGGGTTTTGCGCCGGGTTATAGTCAGGGAAATGTGGTTATTCTGCCGCAAAAATTTGCCGACGACTTTCGCGAATTCTGTAAACTCAATCCGAAATCCTGCCCTGTTCTTGCCGAATCGAAGCCGGGTGATCCGCGTTTGCCCAGCTTGGGCGCGGGGATCGATATCCGCCACGATCTGCCGCGCTACCGGCTGTTTCATCACGGCGCGCTGACCGGCGAGGCGACGGATATTGCCGATGTCTGGCGCGACGACCTCGTGACCTTCGTCATCGGCTGTTCCTTTACCTTCGAAGCGCCACTGATTGCCGCCGGTATTCCGCTGCGGCATGTGGCGCAAAAGCGCAATGTGGCGATGTATCGGACGAATATTCCGACGACGCCGGCTGGCCCGTTCGCGGGGCCGATGGTTGTCTCCATGCGCCCGCTGAAACCGGCGGACGCCCTGCGCGCTATCGAGATTACCAACCGTTTCCCGGATATGCACGGCGGCCCGGTGCATTTCGGGTTTCCCGAGCAGATTGGGATTACCGACATCGCCACGCCCGATTACGGCGATGCGGTGGCGATTGAAGACGGCGAAGTGCCGGTCTTTTGGGCCTGCGGGGTAACGCCGCAGACCGTGATCCAGGCCGCCCGCCCCGAGTTCTGCATCACCCACTCCCCCGGGTGCATGCTGATCACCGACCTGCGGCACGCGTAA
- a CDS encoding ABC transporter substrate-binding protein: protein MVNVKTLLASAALSAALALPAYAQVSEVVIGVIEPMSGAGAQTGIDAKAAMETALDIINEDIDIGLPLGPGAGLPKLGGAKIKLVFADHQADPQKGRAEAERLITENKVSAIIGAYHSAVAAVVSQVAERYQVPFLAADSSSPSLHRRNLKWFFRTSAHDEMFSQAMFDFYKDMKEKKNITVDQVAMFYEDTIFGTDSSNIQRKLAGERGIKVAGDIKYRANSPSLTSEVQQLKSSGAPVLMPSSYTTDAILLLKTMGELGYKPQGIVAQAAGFAEQAFLQAVGDKAEGIISRSSFSLDLSEKRPMVAKVNEMYKKRSGKDLNDNSARQLMAVLVMADAIDRAGSIKNEDIRGALQKTDIPGDKTIMPWANVRFDENGQNTGATPVLIQVQDGVYRSVWPFETASRPVVWPIPAR from the coding sequence ATGGTGAATGTGAAGACTCTTTTGGCATCGGCGGCTTTGTCCGCTGCATTGGCGCTTCCCGCCTATGCCCAGGTTTCGGAAGTCGTGATCGGCGTCATCGAACCCATGTCGGGCGCGGGCGCCCAGACCGGGATCGACGCCAAGGCGGCGATGGAAACCGCACTCGACATCATTAATGAAGATATTGATATCGGCCTGCCGCTTGGGCCGGGCGCCGGTCTACCGAAACTCGGCGGCGCCAAGATCAAACTGGTGTTCGCCGACCATCAGGCCGACCCGCAAAAGGGCCGCGCCGAAGCCGAACGCCTGATTACCGAAAACAAAGTGTCGGCCATCATCGGCGCCTATCATAGCGCGGTGGCTGCCGTCGTCAGCCAGGTTGCCGAACGCTATCAAGTGCCGTTCCTGGCCGCCGATTCATCTTCGCCCAGCCTGCACCGCCGGAACCTAAAATGGTTCTTCCGCACCTCGGCCCACGATGAAATGTTCTCCCAAGCCATGTTCGATTTCTATAAGGACATGAAGGAAAAGAAGAATATCACCGTCGATCAAGTGGCGATGTTCTATGAAGATACGATCTTCGGCACCGACAGCTCCAATATTCAGCGCAAGCTGGCGGGCGAACGCGGCATTAAGGTTGCGGGCGATATTAAGTATCGCGCCAACAGCCCCTCGCTGACCTCGGAAGTGCAGCAGCTCAAATCCTCCGGCGCACCGGTGCTGATGCCGTCGAGCTATACGACCGACGCGATCCTGCTGCTGAAAACGATGGGCGAGCTTGGCTATAAGCCGCAAGGCATCGTTGCCCAGGCGGCGGGGTTTGCCGAACAGGCCTTCTTGCAAGCCGTTGGCGATAAGGCGGAAGGCATCATCAGCCGCTCCAGCTTCTCGCTCGATCTGTCGGAAAAGCGCCCGATGGTCGCCAAGGTCAATGAAATGTATAAGAAGCGCAGCGGCAAAGACCTGAACGATAATAGCGCCCGCCAGTTGATGGCGGTGTTGGTGATGGCTGATGCGATCGACCGCGCCGGGTCGATCAAGAACGAAGACATTCGTGGCGCCCTGCAAAAGACCGATATTCCGGGCGACAAGACGATCATGCCGTGGGCCAATGTGCGCTTTGACGAAAACGGTCAGAATACTGGCGCCACCCCCGTGCTGATCCAGGTGCAGGACGGCGTTTACCGCTCCGTCTGGCCGTTCGAAACCGCTAGCCGCCCGGTCGTTTGGCCGATCCCGGCCCGCTAA
- a CDS encoding branched-chain amino acid ABC transporter permease — protein MTISAIAQLVASGLLIGLIYALIAAGLSLIFGLMDVVNFAHGEFLMTSMYVTFGLYLFLQLDPILLMPATALVMAAFGIFIYRTVVKRALAAKVNAGMVQIFATFGLAITMRGLAQLFWTPEYRSIKDSVVADKTISIAGVFLPVPQLAAGVVCLLAFLALYLLIQRTDFGRALEATREDSEAVSLIGIDRHKIFALGWALGAAAVGVAGAMLATFYYVHPGVGATFALIAYVTVATGGFGNLLGALAAGLLVGLVESVSAVVLEPALKQLGIFALYLLTVLLRPRGLFGKL, from the coding sequence ATGACGATATCCGCCATTGCCCAGCTCGTGGCCAGCGGCCTCTTGATCGGTTTGATCTACGCCCTGATCGCGGCGGGCTTGTCCCTGATCTTCGGATTGATGGACGTTGTGAATTTCGCCCACGGCGAATTTTTGATGACGTCCATGTATGTCACTTTCGGATTGTACCTGTTCTTACAGCTCGATCCGATCCTGCTCATGCCGGCGACGGCCCTGGTGATGGCGGCCTTCGGGATCTTCATCTATCGAACCGTCGTCAAACGCGCCCTGGCCGCCAAGGTAAACGCCGGGATGGTGCAGATTTTTGCAACCTTCGGGCTTGCGATCACCATGCGCGGTCTGGCGCAGCTTTTCTGGACGCCGGAGTACCGCAGCATCAAGGACAGCGTGGTCGCCGATAAGACGATCTCGATTGCCGGGGTGTTTCTGCCGGTGCCGCAGCTTGCGGCGGGCGTGGTCTGCCTGCTCGCCTTCCTGGCGCTCTATCTTCTGATCCAGCGCACCGATTTTGGCCGCGCCTTGGAAGCGACCCGCGAGGATAGCGAGGCCGTCAGCCTGATCGGTATCGACCGCCACAAGATTTTCGCGCTCGGCTGGGCGTTGGGGGCGGCGGCGGTCGGCGTTGCCGGGGCGATGCTGGCGACCTTCTACTACGTTCATCCGGGGGTCGGGGCGACCTTCGCGCTCATCGCCTATGTGACGGTCGCGACCGGCGGCTTCGGCAATCTTCTGGGGGCGTTAGCCGCCGGGTTGCTGGTTGGTCTGGTCGAATCCGTCTCGGCGGTGGTGCTGGAACCCGCGCTCAAGCAGCTCGGTATCTTCGCCCTCTATCTCCTCACCGTTCTCCTGCGTCCGCGAGGCCTCTTTGGCAAACTCTAA
- a CDS encoding branched-chain amino acid ABC transporter permease encodes MGVLVLLPHAISSVTILNILILTLLYAGLSQAWNILGGYCGQISLGNALYFGIGAYTSTLLLTHLGASPWFGMVVGGTIAAGLALLIGWPLFRLKGHYFVIATIVIAEGALLLFQSWPWVGGTLGIYIPFLGDSWTMLQFQTAKLPFYYVALGYAALLWLVTYTVDGGKLGHYWRAIKDNPEAAQSLGVKIFPTKMQAAALSAFFTGVGGAFYAQFVSYIDPESVMNFQISLLMTLPAVLGGLGTLWGPVVGAAVLIPVSELTRSYIGGSGQGLDLIFYGGLIMVIALLKPEGIVGLWADFTRRRRQSRPSLASQKVTP; translated from the coding sequence ATGGGGGTTCTCGTCCTGCTGCCCCATGCCATCAGCAGCGTGACCATCCTCAACATTCTGATTTTGACGCTGCTCTATGCCGGTCTGTCGCAGGCGTGGAATATCCTCGGCGGCTATTGCGGACAAATCTCGCTCGGCAATGCGCTGTACTTCGGGATCGGCGCCTATACGTCCACCCTGCTGTTGACCCACCTCGGCGCGTCGCCCTGGTTCGGCATGGTGGTCGGCGGCACCATCGCCGCCGGTCTGGCCCTGCTGATCGGTTGGCCCCTGTTCCGCCTGAAAGGCCATTACTTCGTCATCGCCACCATCGTGATTGCCGAAGGCGCCTTACTGCTGTTCCAATCCTGGCCGTGGGTCGGCGGGACGCTGGGGATCTACATTCCCTTCCTCGGCGATAGCTGGACGATGCTGCAATTCCAGACGGCGAAGCTGCCCTTCTATTATGTCGCCCTCGGCTATGCCGCGCTGCTGTGGCTGGTCACCTACACGGTCGACGGCGGCAAGCTTGGTCACTATTGGCGGGCGATCAAGGACAACCCCGAAGCGGCGCAAAGCCTGGGGGTGAAGATTTTCCCGACCAAGATGCAGGCGGCGGCCCTATCGGCCTTTTTCACCGGCGTTGGCGGGGCTTTCTATGCGCAGTTCGTCAGCTACATCGACCCCGAAAGCGTGATGAACTTCCAGATTTCCTTGCTGATGACTTTGCCCGCCGTGCTGGGCGGCCTTGGCACCCTGTGGGGGCCGGTGGTCGGGGCGGCGGTGTTGATCCCGGTTTCGGAACTCACCCGCTCTTACATCGGCGGCAGCGGCCAGGGCCTCGATCTGATCTTCTACGGCGGTTTGATCATGGTCATCGCGCTGCTGAAGCCGGAAGGTATCGTCGGTCTCTGGGCGGATTTCACCCGGCGCCGCCGTCAATCCCGCCCGTCGCTCGCTTCGCAAAAGGTGACGCCATGA
- a CDS encoding ABC transporter ATP-binding protein — MSLLRVDKICRQFGGLAANTDVSFSLEEGEILGLIGPNGAGKSTLFSIIAGALPPTSGQVWFEGKNITGLDAAACCAAGIGRTFQVVRSFESMTVLENVTVGAYNRAKSTKAAQKLAMETLEWTGLAPQAHRLAVELTPPEKRRLEVTRALATKPRLLLLDEVMTGLTPTEAQAGVELVRAIRQKGITVLMVEHVMEIVMPLVDRAVVLNFGKVLTEGKPTEVIKNPEVIKAYLGDRYAQGH; from the coding sequence ATGAGCCTGCTGCGCGTGGATAAAATCTGTCGGCAATTCGGCGGGCTGGCCGCAAATACCGATGTTTCCTTCAGCTTGGAGGAAGGGGAAATCCTGGGATTGATCGGCCCGAACGGCGCCGGGAAATCCACCCTCTTCTCCATCATCGCGGGGGCCTTGCCCCCAACTTCCGGGCAAGTGTGGTTCGAAGGGAAGAATATCACCGGCCTCGATGCTGCTGCCTGTTGTGCGGCGGGGATCGGGCGGACGTTCCAGGTGGTGCGCAGTTTCGAATCGATGACCGTGCTCGAAAACGTCACGGTTGGCGCCTACAACCGGGCGAAATCGACCAAAGCCGCACAAAAGCTGGCGATGGAAACTTTGGAGTGGACGGGTCTGGCCCCGCAGGCGCATCGGCTGGCGGTGGAACTCACCCCGCCGGAAAAACGCCGGTTGGAAGTGACGCGCGCTCTGGCCACCAAACCGCGCCTGTTGCTGCTTGATGAGGTGATGACCGGGCTAACGCCGACGGAGGCCCAGGCCGGGGTTGAACTGGTCCGTGCCATTCGCCAGAAGGGCATTACCGTGCTGATGGTCGAACACGTCATGGAAATCGTCATGCCGCTGGTGGACCGCGCCGTGGTGCTGAACTTCGGCAAGGTTTTGACCGAAGGTAAGCCGACCGAGGTGATCAAGAATCCCGAGGTGATCAAAGCCTATCTGGGGGACCGCTATGCTCAAGGTCACTGA
- a CDS encoding ABC transporter ATP-binding protein encodes MLKVTDLQSSYKGLVAIQGISLEVGQGEIVAVVGSNGAGKSTLLKSIAGWVKPDRGGVSFKGTDLLKLPAHQISRTGVALVPEGRRLFPKLSVRDNLMLGGYTKAKGAEREAPLEFIFSLFPRLSERLDQQAETLSGGEQQMLAIGRALMGQPSLLMLDEPSQGIMPKLVDELLVAVQRIRDRGTTVLLVEQRVAECLDVADRAYVLQTGRVALSGTSSEVAADDGVRRAYLGI; translated from the coding sequence ATGCTCAAGGTCACTGATCTTCAAAGCTCCTACAAGGGCCTGGTCGCCATTCAGGGCATTTCGCTGGAGGTGGGGCAGGGCGAGATCGTCGCCGTTGTCGGCTCCAACGGGGCGGGCAAGAGCACGCTGCTGAAAAGCATCGCCGGGTGGGTGAAGCCGGATCGCGGCGGCGTGTCCTTCAAGGGAACCGATCTGCTGAAACTGCCCGCCCATCAGATTTCCCGCACCGGTGTGGCGCTGGTGCCGGAAGGGCGGCGGCTGTTCCCGAAACTGTCGGTGCGCGACAATCTGATGCTGGGCGGCTATACCAAGGCCAAAGGGGCGGAGCGGGAAGCGCCGCTGGAGTTTATCTTCTCGCTCTTCCCGCGCTTGTCCGAACGGCTGGACCAGCAGGCGGAAACCCTGTCGGGCGGCGAACAGCAGATGTTGGCGATTGGCCGGGCGCTCATGGGGCAACCGAGCCTTTTGATGCTCGACGAACCCAGCCAGGGCATCATGCCGAAGCTGGTCGATGAGCTGCTGGTCGCCGTGCAGCGCATTCGGGATCGTGGGACGACGGTGCTGCTGGTCGAACAGCGGGTGGCTGAATGCCTGGATGTGGCCGACCGCGCCTATGTGCTACAAACCGGCCGCGTTGCGTTGTCCGGTACCTCGTCCGAAGTAGCGGCCGACGACGGCGTGCGTCGCGCCTATCTCGGCATCTGA